GGCGCAGCAGCCCCATCATGTGGTGCAGAGGAGGAGATTCCACCTGCGGCGCACCGTTTAATGTTTCATCTGCAACACTTCCGAACAATGCAACATGGATTCCCTTTTCCATTTCCCTTGTGCATTTGTGTCGAGCTGTATAATTCCATGGCTCATGTCTTTTGGCACAAGCCAATTAGccaaataaatacatacaaaatCAACTACGTTATTATAAATGTAACAATTCTGGTCAAACATGATTAATGTTGGTGTGTGCCACCGCTCACTAAGAAATGGTGCGATGAAATGTAAAGATGGGAGGGGAGAAAATGGTTTCGGGTAGGCAACTGAAATGACAGTTGCCAGTAGCAACAGCTGAAACTTTGCGGCTCTCGGACAAGACCGGTTGTAAAAGACTCGTTGAAGTAGTAGCGTTAAGTGAACGATACTGATTTACGCATCTCGAAGCTCGTATACCTTTTTCTAAAGGCAGTCGACATGGCATCACCCCACAGAAGTCCAAAAGACTTAAGGaagatgataagagagaccaaACAGGTAAGAAACGTTACCAGGTTATTATCATTTCAAGAAACGTCGACGTCCGGCTCTGCCAGATacaagctactgtagctagctagctaacgttaaccatTTAACTTACTCGTCAACATTAGCAGTAAAGCACGCTTTGTTTTGCATTATTTAgccacctgtgtgtgtggatatctGAAGTCCGCATGGCCAATCTTATGGGAATATACGTTTAATTTCCTTAGAATTAAAACAAGATTGCATTGCAATGAATAATGTATAGCTAGCTAATTGACTGAGACTGATTATCTGCTGTTCACTTGCTCCAGGTTGCTTGCACTTGCAGACGGTATATGTTTGCTACAATGTTACAAATGATTGGAAGCAAATTGTTTTCTCGTGGAACTTGAGTCTCAGTGGAAGTAAAATGTTGCAATGTTGGTGACAGCAGGGACGCGAGGTTGGAAGGAAACTTTGGTTTGGAAGGGGGGGGgtcaacataacataacataacattttGGTTCGTGTAAAATGCATGTTGTGCAACTCTACATGTTAGTTGGGGTTCTTGGATGATCGGCTGGATGTGCcacagagagtagagtagacatggtcgtcactagttaccacgcCTATTAAAACAATATTCTTCTTAAAATGGGATTTTAAAGGTAGCCTTAACCCGAACCACACGGGtaacctcatgcctaaccttaaatgaagATCAAAACGCAGATTGTTACTATATAGACCATTtcgttttccaccataatttgcaaataaattaattaaaattcctacaatgtgattttctggattttttttcttattttgtctgtcatagttgaagtgtacctatgatgaaaattacaggcctctctcatctttttaagtgggagaacttgcacaattggtggctgactaaatacttttttgccccactgtacatttcACATGACTTATTTTTCTCCTCCAGGACATGGACGATGTCCACAAGTCTTTGGAGAAACTGCGTGGCCTTTCCCTGGAAGAGAGGACGGAGTCAGGGATGCTGCGGTCAAGGATAGACGAGCAATCGAGTTTGATTTGCATTTTGAAACAAAGAGCAGACGACATGCTTCTTCGTTGTCAGGCTCTGGAGAGGATCAACTCTGAGTTAGAAGACCTGAGAGCAGACGTACAGACCGAACTTGACAAGGAAAAGAAGAGATCCATGCAGTTAGAGCAAAGGTTTATGGATCTGGCAGCCAACCATCAGGAGCTGATACATTTCAAGGACGAGTACAAAAGACAGAATGCCAAACTAAAACAGGAGAACGAACGACTTCAGGAAGAGAACGATAAACTTTTCTCTAAAGACTTACAAGACAAAGAAGCAGTTGTTTTGAAACTAACACAAGAACTGAGAGACCTTGCTGAGCAACATCGAAGTCTTGATAATGAATATCAGTAAGAATGTACCATTTGTTTTTCTATTTAAATTGATGGCTGCATTTAGTGAATGTAGACGGACTTCATCCGATTGTTCAATGTAGGAGTGTTATAACAATAGGTATATATTTTTTCCCAACAGGGGAAAAACAACTGGGTTCAAGACCAAACTTAAAGGGCTCATGGATCTCCATCATACTAAGGAGGCGTCCTTACAAGGTGAATTGCATGATGCTCAAAGACAGCTGAGCAATGCAGTGGAGATGTGCACAGGTGAGTTTGGCTGTATAATTCTGTTTCCCAAAACAAATATGACCACTTTTCTGACCACTTTTCTGATGTCTCTTGACCAGAACTTGATCAACAGCTTAAAAAAGCAAGAGAAAATGATTCATTGAAAGGGACAGAGATGCAGAAAAAAATGGAGGTCTTGGCCAAGGAAAAAGACAAATTCTTGGATCTCTCGATGAAAAGGGGGAAACTAATACAGGTAATGCATAACATCGTTTTTTAAAACAGAATAGCAGTTTTAACTACAAATGGAAGCAGTTAATCTAATTCATAATATTTCTGCCTTTTGAAAGGATAAACAGGTGGAAATCCAGCAGTTGGAGACAAAAAGGCAAGAGGTGGAAAAAAACAGGGCTGCTGCAGAAGAAAGGTATATAAtggtttaaaggcccagtgcagtcaaaaatgtgattttttatatatagatatatatatatatttccacactatgaagtTATAATACTGTGGTAAATTAGttcagaagaatagaacagtaaGAGTGTTCcaaatctctcctctctcatgccatgtgttgtctgttcacactgctatgctttatcttggccaggtcgcagttgcaaatgagaacttgttctcaactagcctacctggttaaataaaggtgaaataaaaaataaaaatcccagacagtcctagtcAAATTCTTGCTTGTGAAATTGctcttgctaagaagctatttctgGTTATTTTTGATGATTTTGACTGAAAACAATCACATTAAGGTACTTAAtttttacccagaaatgatttgatattgagattttttttaaacggctgcactgggcctttaaaatgCAGTCCAATAGTGGCACATATAATGTACAGTCTGTATATTAAATATGTCTCTGCTTTAGGTTTGAAAGAGAGGCAGCTGTGGTGAACACTAATTTGAAAGTCAGAGAACTCCAGCATGCTCTTGATCAGTCTGTGAACACTTGCAACAAGCTGAAGAAGGTTAGTTGAAATGTGGGAAAAAACAATGATGTATATAAAACCTGGATTGATAATGCTATGTATTGGcgattgagaggctttgaagacaccggtcggccatattgcACTCCCCAGTCCTCCATAGCAAGGAAtcaatggaattctacagtatttcaattaaatgtatgAAGGACAAAAATTAAATATATTTACGTATtttttgttgtagtggggacagtacaATTAGTCAACTCTTAAATGTATactttaaataaaatgtttttcaaTTTGTTTCTATTTTATGTTTATCTCataaaatataatttaaaagtatcCATGAAGGTGTTTGTAATAAAATACATGTGATAAAAacgaatgtagacattaataaatgcatttctatagcttccaaaatatt
This sequence is a window from Oncorhynchus gorbuscha isolate QuinsamMale2020 ecotype Even-year linkage group LG01, OgorEven_v1.0, whole genome shotgun sequence. Protein-coding genes within it:
- the zgc:172182 gene encoding coiled-coil domain-containing protein 89, with the translated sequence MASPHRSPKDLRKMIRETKQDMDDVHKSLEKLRGLSLEERTESGMLRSRIDEQSSLICILKQRADDMLLRCQALERINSELEDLRADVQTELDKEKKRSMQLEQRFMDLAANHQELIHFKDEYKRQNAKLKQENERLQEENDKLFSKDLQDKEAVVLKLTQELRDLAEQHRSLDNEYQGKTTGFKTKLKGLMDLHHTKEASLQGELHDAQRQLSNAVEMCTELDQQLKKARENDSLKGTEMQKKMEVLAKEKDKFLDLSMKRGKLIQDKQVEIQQLETKRQEVEKNRAAAEERFEREAAVVNTNLKVRELQHALDQSVNTCNKLKKDFEAYKNHSNDLLEKEKELNANLRHMIG